Proteins from a single region of Chrysemys picta bellii isolate R12L10 chromosome 9, ASM1138683v2, whole genome shotgun sequence:
- the KCNE4 gene encoding potassium voltage-gated channel subfamily E member 4: protein MLKMDHKNTTQTMLTTEPQTPEKINSSDNEYFYILIVMSFYGIFLMGIMLGYMKSKRKEKKSNLLLLYKDEERRWGEAMKPRPTVSGLRSVQIPMMLNVLQESMVPSLSCAVCSMEGSSVSSESSSPDIHFTIQEEVLDAELGEASEALLNESSEGSSENIHQNS from the coding sequence ATGTTGAAGATGGATCATAAAAACACGACCCAAACCATGTTGACTACTGAACCTCAGACTCCAGAGAAGATCAACAGCAGTGACAATGAGTACTTTTACATTCTGATTGTCATGTCTTTCTATGGGATCTTCTTAATGGGAATAATGCTGGGCTACATGAAAtccaagaggaaagaaaagaaatccaATTTGCTTCTGCTCTACAAAGATGAGGAAAGGCGTTGGGGAGAAGCCATGAAACCTCGGCCAACCGTGTCAGGACTGAGGTCCGTCCAGATCCCCATGATGCTAAATGTGCTGCAAGAGAGTATGGTACCATCTTTGTCATGTGCTGTCTGCTCCATGGAGGGAAGCAGTGTGAGTTCGGAGTCTTCCTCACCTGATATTCACTTCACCATTCAAGAGGAAGTGCTGGATGCTGAGCTGGGGGAAGCGTCAGAAGCCCTTCTCAATGAGAGCAGTGAAGGGTCTTCAGAAAACATCCACCAAAATTCCTAG